Proteins encoded within one genomic window of Felis catus isolate Fca126 chromosome C1, F.catus_Fca126_mat1.0, whole genome shotgun sequence:
- the PSMD4 gene encoding 26S proteasome non-ATPase regulatory subunit 4 isoform X2, which translates to MVLESTMVCVDNSEYMRNGDFLPTRLQAQQDAVNIVCHSKTRSNPENNVGLITLANDCEVLTTLTPDTGRILSKLHTVQPKGKITFCTGIRVAHLALKHRQGKNHKMRIIAFVGSPVEDNEKDLVKLAKRLKKEKVNVDIINFGEEEVNTEKLTAFVNTLNGKDGTGSHLVTVPPGPSLADALISSPILAGEGGAMLGLGASDFEFGVDPSADPELALALRVSMEEQRQRQEEEARRAAAASAAEAGIATAGAEDSDDALLKMTISQQEFGRTGLPDLSSMTEEEQIAYAMQMSLQGAEFGQAESADIDASSAMDTSEPAKEEEDYDVMQDPEFLQSVLENLPGVDPNNEAIRNAMGSLASQANKDGKKDKKEEDKK; encoded by the exons ATGGTGTTGGAAAGCACTATGGTCTG TGTGGACAACAGTGAATATATGCGGAATGGGGACTTCTTACCCACCCGGCTGCAGGCCCAGCAGGACGCTGTCAACATAGTGTGTCACTCCAAGACCCGCAGCAACCCTGAGAACAACGTGGGCCTCATCACACTGGCCAA TGACTGTGAAGTGCTGACCACACTCACCCCTGACACCGGCCGCATCCTTTCCAAGCTTCACACTGTCCAACCCAAGGGCAAGATCACCTTCTGCACTGGCATCCGCGTGGCCCAC CTGGCGTTGAAGCACCGACAGGGCAAGAATCACAAGATGCGCATCATTGCCTTTGTGGGAAGTCCAGTGGAGGACAATGAGAAGGAT CTGGTGAAGCTGGCTAAACGTCTCAAGAAGGAAAAAGTGAATGTTGACATTATCAACTTTGGGGAAGAG gaAGTGAACACAGAAAAGCTGACAGCGTTTGTAAACACACTGAATGGCAAAGATGGTACCGGTTCTCATCTGGTGACAGTGCCCCCCGGGCCCAGCTTGGCCGATGCCCTCATCAGTTCTCCGATTCTGGCTGGTGAAGGTGGTGCCATGCTGGGACTTGGTGCCAGTGACTTTGAATTTGGAGTGGATCCCAGTGCTGATCCTGAGCTGGCCCTG GCCCTCCGTGTCTCTATGGAAGAGCAGCGGCAGCGGCAGGAGGAGGAGGCCCGGCGGGCAGCTGCAGCCTCTGCTGCTGAGGCTGGGATTGCTACAGCCGGGGCCGAAG acTCGGATGATGCCCTGCTGAAGATGACCATCAGCCAGCAGGAGTTTGGCCGCACCGGGCTCCCCGACCTGAGCAGTATGACCGAGGAAGAGCAGATTGCCTACGCCATGCAGATGTCCCTACAGGGTGCAG AGTTTGGCCAGGCAGAATCAGCCGACATTGATGCCAGTTCAGCCATGGACACATCTGAGCCTGCCAAG GAGGAGGAGGATTATGATGTGATGCAGGACCCCGAGTTCCTTCAGAGTGTCCTGGAGAACCTGCCAGGAGTGGATCCCAACAATGAAGCTATTCGAAATGCCATGGGGTCCCTCGCCTCCCAGGCCAACAAGGATGGCAAGAAAGACAAGAAGGAGGAGGACAAGAAATGA
- the PSMD4 gene encoding 26S proteasome non-ATPase regulatory subunit 4 isoform X1: MDVRLRRSTSVCVDNSEYMRNGDFLPTRLQAQQDAVNIVCHSKTRSNPENNVGLITLANDCEVLTTLTPDTGRILSKLHTVQPKGKITFCTGIRVAHLALKHRQGKNHKMRIIAFVGSPVEDNEKDLVKLAKRLKKEKVNVDIINFGEEEVNTEKLTAFVNTLNGKDGTGSHLVTVPPGPSLADALISSPILAGEGGAMLGLGASDFEFGVDPSADPELALALRVSMEEQRQRQEEEARRAAAASAAEAGIATAGAEDSDDALLKMTISQQEFGRTGLPDLSSMTEEEQIAYAMQMSLQGAEFGQAESADIDASSAMDTSEPAKEEEDYDVMQDPEFLQSVLENLPGVDPNNEAIRNAMGSLASQANKDGKKDKKEEDKK; encoded by the exons ATGGATGTCAGGCTCAGGAGGTCGACCTCTGTCTG TGTGGACAACAGTGAATATATGCGGAATGGGGACTTCTTACCCACCCGGCTGCAGGCCCAGCAGGACGCTGTCAACATAGTGTGTCACTCCAAGACCCGCAGCAACCCTGAGAACAACGTGGGCCTCATCACACTGGCCAA TGACTGTGAAGTGCTGACCACACTCACCCCTGACACCGGCCGCATCCTTTCCAAGCTTCACACTGTCCAACCCAAGGGCAAGATCACCTTCTGCACTGGCATCCGCGTGGCCCAC CTGGCGTTGAAGCACCGACAGGGCAAGAATCACAAGATGCGCATCATTGCCTTTGTGGGAAGTCCAGTGGAGGACAATGAGAAGGAT CTGGTGAAGCTGGCTAAACGTCTCAAGAAGGAAAAAGTGAATGTTGACATTATCAACTTTGGGGAAGAG gaAGTGAACACAGAAAAGCTGACAGCGTTTGTAAACACACTGAATGGCAAAGATGGTACCGGTTCTCATCTGGTGACAGTGCCCCCCGGGCCCAGCTTGGCCGATGCCCTCATCAGTTCTCCGATTCTGGCTGGTGAAGGTGGTGCCATGCTGGGACTTGGTGCCAGTGACTTTGAATTTGGAGTGGATCCCAGTGCTGATCCTGAGCTGGCCCTG GCCCTCCGTGTCTCTATGGAAGAGCAGCGGCAGCGGCAGGAGGAGGAGGCCCGGCGGGCAGCTGCAGCCTCTGCTGCTGAGGCTGGGATTGCTACAGCCGGGGCCGAAG acTCGGATGATGCCCTGCTGAAGATGACCATCAGCCAGCAGGAGTTTGGCCGCACCGGGCTCCCCGACCTGAGCAGTATGACCGAGGAAGAGCAGATTGCCTACGCCATGCAGATGTCCCTACAGGGTGCAG AGTTTGGCCAGGCAGAATCAGCCGACATTGATGCCAGTTCAGCCATGGACACATCTGAGCCTGCCAAG GAGGAGGAGGATTATGATGTGATGCAGGACCCCGAGTTCCTTCAGAGTGTCCTGGAGAACCTGCCAGGAGTGGATCCCAACAATGAAGCTATTCGAAATGCCATGGGGTCCCTCGCCTCCCAGGCCAACAAGGATGGCAAGAAAGACAAGAAGGAGGAGGACAAGAAATGA